One Gloeothece verrucosa PCC 7822 DNA window includes the following coding sequences:
- a CDS encoding Mu transposase C-terminal domain-containing protein, which produces MTENLELSISPPPVEQNQDDEENVIVSELSDEAELKMEVIQRLLEPCDRLTYGKRLKEAAEKLGKSKRTVQRLVKKWQEEGNTALIGTKRSDKGCFRIDEQLQEFIVKTYQDGNKGSSRLTPKQVYMKTKAKADELGINPPSHMTVYRVLQPLIEKQDKKKSIRSPGWRGTQLSVKTRAGQDLSVEYSNHVWQCDHTRADILLVDQSGQLLGRPWLTTVVDTYSRCIMGINLGFDAQSSQIVALALRHAILPKNYGSEYQLNEEWGTYGKPEHFYTDGGKDFRSNHIKQISVQLGFVCHLRDRPSEGGIVERPFKTLNLEFFSTLPGYTGSNVQERSQQAEKEACLTLRDLEQKLVRYIVDNYNQRIDARMGDQSRRERWEAGLLTIPDVMSERELDICLMKQTKRRVQRGGYIQFENLMYRGENLAGYAGENVILRFEPRDITTVFVYQQESHQEVFLTRAYALDLETEQMSLDEAKASSKRVREAGKTVSNRSILSEIRDRQNFPKAKKTKKERYKEEQQSRLSTPVETTKLETEEEELTSNFPTSKTPQVQVFDYEQLQEDYGF; this is translated from the coding sequence ATGACGGAGAATCTAGAGTTGTCCATATCTCCACCACCTGTCGAGCAAAATCAAGATGATGAAGAGAATGTCATTGTCTCTGAGTTGTCGGATGAAGCCGAACTAAAGATGGAGGTTATTCAGAGGTTGCTTGAACCTTGCGACCGTTTAACATACGGTAAGCGACTTAAAGAAGCCGCCGAAAAATTAGGCAAATCGAAACGCACTGTACAACGTTTGGTTAAGAAATGGCAGGAGGAAGGTAACACCGCTTTAATAGGCACTAAACGGTCAGATAAAGGGTGTTTTCGCATTGATGAGCAATTACAGGAGTTTATTGTCAAAACCTATCAGGATGGCAATAAAGGAAGCTCTCGCTTAACACCGAAGCAAGTTTATATGAAGACTAAAGCAAAGGCGGATGAGTTAGGAATTAACCCCCCTTCTCACATGACGGTTTATCGAGTGTTACAACCTTTAATTGAAAAGCAAGATAAGAAGAAAAGTATTAGAAGTCCTGGCTGGCGAGGGACTCAATTATCAGTTAAAACTCGTGCCGGACAAGATCTATCAGTCGAATACAGCAATCATGTCTGGCAATGCGACCATACCCGTGCTGATATTTTATTAGTTGATCAGTCAGGACAACTTTTAGGTCGTCCTTGGTTAACAACGGTGGTTGATACTTATTCCCGTTGCATTATGGGCATTAACTTGGGTTTTGATGCCCAAAGCTCTCAAATAGTCGCTTTGGCGTTACGTCATGCTATCTTACCTAAGAATTATGGCAGTGAGTATCAATTAAATGAAGAATGGGGAACTTACGGGAAGCCAGAGCATTTTTACACTGACGGGGGTAAGGATTTTCGCTCGAACCATATAAAACAAATCTCTGTTCAATTGGGGTTTGTTTGTCATTTACGAGATCGTCCCAGTGAGGGGGGAATTGTTGAACGCCCTTTTAAAACCTTGAATCTAGAATTTTTCTCAACGCTCCCTGGATATACGGGTTCAAATGTGCAGGAACGTTCACAACAAGCGGAAAAAGAAGCTTGTCTTACTCTACGAGATTTAGAGCAAAAGTTGGTGCGCTATATAGTAGATAACTATAATCAACGAATTGATGCGAGGATGGGGGATCAAAGTCGCAGAGAGCGTTGGGAAGCGGGTTTATTGACTATCCCTGATGTCATGAGCGAACGAGAGTTAGATATTTGTTTGATGAAACAAACTAAGCGCAGGGTGCAGCGTGGGGGATATATTCAATTTGAAAATCTAATGTATCGAGGCGAAAATTTAGCAGGATATGCAGGAGAAAATGTTATTTTGCGTTTTGAGCCTAGAGATATTACAACAGTTTTTGTCTATCAGCAAGAAAGTCATCAGGAAGTGTTTCTAACTCGTGCTTATGCGTTGGATTTGGAGACAGAACAGATGTCTTTAGATGAGGCAAAAGCAAGCAGTAAGCGAGTCCGAGAAGCCGGCAAGACGGTTAGTAATCGTTCTATTTTATCGGAAATCCGAGATCGCCAGAATTTCCCAAAAGCGAAAAAAACCAAGAAAGAACGATACAAAGAAGAACAGCAAAGTCGTTTATCAACGCCAGTTGAAACAACCAAATTGGAAACTGAGGAGGAGGAATTAACCTCTAATTTTCCTACTTCTAAAACACCACAAGTCCAAGTATTTGATTACGAACAGTTACAAGAAGATTATGGGTTTTAA